The following proteins come from a genomic window of Nymphalis io chromosome 6, ilAglIoxx1.1, whole genome shotgun sequence:
- the LOC126768903 gene encoding inner nuclear membrane protein Man1-like — MADQVDSMSDAELRTKLAEHGFPVMPITASTRKLLVKKLKMVLDNKSKPRVSVDSKVESRRSLARYSSGEESDLDSTNNAKERRGRRVTTGGAMLPPVTNKSRRIPLKKDSPAKRDSDKGSESEEEKGPVRTHEEVETVTTRRVTRTYAANDQDDYETGSDSDVDTDKKTSSPFRSSSRSSDYISSTLPTNDAATSPPKSSIFSRPSLSNTNYTSNLSSSDQLNSIRSRLGLTSSLADRPSMSNYTSNYASNTYQPSTSNVDEIESPYLSNFTRRLSSLKPDPPKQTTFLDRDVTNGSTLIPRRSYVTGLTRSDVGDYKAVNDKKFLKNNLVSLALVALVALFFFCLFFMYIVKKNDITSVVDDQNSVVQICQLNIPGNRPGINCVHKEEVSYAKNLLKLIHPILTARVADYKCGKPGALPYLKESEIIELASARSETVDVSRCRKDLNNLEVLLVHNQWGLNVVQLENSYTKDVEYKPLTSTDVVVQQRNKGNVAIALSDPSTPISCLFVNTLYSAGSTFIVVGILSALVLGLQRLYKYYLNYQKKKSEEIYSMVEQIIDVISQETEDSGEPYISVDHVRDTLISPQNREKMSSTWDAAVKFIQKNESRVRMEVQSVDGEDCRVWRWVASHSSPKRSTSWQGQAFETQEGSVNNLTVSPTPCLKIRHMFEKNDANPNLRTVIQDVILEKCDRCNILHIDIERTSCCVYVKCATPTDAGVVYKSLHGWWYEGRLITVKYLRLERYMQRFPNSPASGPYLKPSRLRRSWDE; from the coding sequence ATGGCCGATCAAGTTGATTCAATGTCAGACGCGGAGCTCCGCACAAAACTGGCTGAGCATGGGTTCCCCGTTATGCCAATTACAGCGTCAACGAGAAAGCTACTCGTAAAAAAGCTAAAAATGGTATTGGACAACAAGAGTAAACCCCGAGTCAGTGTCGATAGCAAGGTTGAGAGTAGACGGTCACTAGCGCGGTACTCTAGCGGGGAAGAATCCGATTTAGATTCTACAAACAATGCTAAGGAAAGACGTGGACGACGAGTTACTACTGGCGGAGCTATGTTACCACCTGTGACCAACAAATCTAGACGTATACCTCTAAAGAAAGACTCTCCCGCTAAACGTGATTCTGATAAAGGTTCAGAGTCCGAGGAGGAGAAAGGCCCCGTGCGTACACACGAAGAAGTGGAGACGGTTACAACTCGTCGTGTAACGCGCACCTACGCCGCTAATGATCAGGATGACTATGAAACTGGCTCAGATAGTGATGTTGATACTGACAAGAAAACATCCAGCCCATTTAGAAGTAGCTCAAGGTCCAGTGACTATATCTCCAGCACATTGCCAACCAATGATGCAGCTACAAGTCCTCCCAAATCTTCTATTTTCTCTCGTCCATCACTGTCTAATACAAATTACACATCAAATTTGTCATCTTCAGACCAACTTAATTCAATAAGATCACGGCTTGGATTAACATCTTCTTTGGCCGATCGACCGTCAATGAGTAACTATACCTCTAACTATGCTTCCAATACTTATCAGCCTTCGACTTCCAATGTGGATGAAATTGAATCTCCTTATTTGAGCAATTTTACAAGACGATTGTCTTCTCTTAAACCTGACCCCCCCAAACAAACGACATTTTTAGACCGAGATGTGACCAATGGAAGTACATTAATTCCACGCAGATCATATGTTACAGGATTGACAAGATCTGATGTAGGGGACTATAAAGCAGTGAATGATAAAAAGTTTCTGAAAAACAACCTTGTATCTCTTGCCCTTGTTGCTCTTGtggcacttttttttttttgcttattttttatgtatatagttaaGAAAAATGATATTACTTCAGTAGTGGACGACCAAAACAGTGTGGTACAAATATGTCAATTAAATATACCAGGCAATAGACCAGGCATAAATTGTGTTCACAAGGAAGAAGTGAGCTATgccaaaaacttattaaaactcATACATCCAATACTTACTGCTCGGGTAGCTGATTATAAATGTGGAAAGCCTGGAGCACTTCCATATCTAAAAGAAAGCGAAATCATTGAATTAGCGAGTGCTCGATCTGAGACAGTTGATGTTAGTCGGTGTAGGAAAGATCTGAATAATTTAGAGGTTTTGCTTGTGCATAATCAGTGGGGCTTAAATGTCGTCCAACTTGAAAACTCGTATACTAAAGATGTTGAATATAAACCTCTTACCTCTACTGATGTTGTTGTTCAGCAACGCAACAAGGGTAATGTTGCTATAGCTCTCTCTGACCCCTCAACCCCTATTTCATGTCTATTTGTTAACACCCTATACTCGGCTGGTTCAACATTTATTGTTGTAGGAATTTTATCTGCGTTGGTATTAGGATTACAaagactttataaatattatttaaattatcaaaagaaGAAAAGTGAGGAAATTTATTCAATGGTAGAACAAATTATAGATGTAATTTCACAAGAGACTGAGGACAGCGGGGAACCATACATATCTGTGGACCATGTGAGAGATACACTTATCTCTCCTCAGAATAGAGAAAAAATGTCTTCCACTTGGGATGCTGcagttaaatttattcaaaagaaCGAAAGTAGAGTGAGGATGGAAGTACAATCTGTTGATGGAGAGGATTGCAGAGTGTGGAGGTGGGTTGCATCTCATAGCAGTCCAAAGCGAAGCACATCCTGGCAGGGACAAGCATTTGAAACCCAAGAAGGCTCCGTGAATAATCTAACAGTGTCACCCACGCCGTGTTTGAAAATTCGCCACATGTTTGAAAAGAATGACGCTAATCCTAATCTGAGAACTGTAATTCAAGACGTCATCCTCGAGAAATGTGATCGCTGTAACATACTTCATATCGACATCGAGAGAACATCGTGTTGCGTGTACGTGAAATGTGCAACTCCGACTGATGCAGGCGTAGTGTACAAGAGTCTTCATGGATGGTGGTATGAGGGTCGCCTTATTACAGTCAAATATTTGCGCCTGGAGCGCTACATGCAGAGGTTTCCAAACTCGCCCGCATCTGGACCGTACTTGAAACCGTCTCGTTTGCGACGATCATGGGatgaataa
- the LOC126768983 gene encoding 2-oxoisovalerate dehydrogenase subunit beta, mitochondrial, with the protein MTTLTKKVLNIGKLFKNVDNYTKRLSSHFNYYPDSEKPVEGETSKMNMMQAINNAMDLTLKNDPSAVLFGEDVGFGGVFRCALGLQEKYGKDRVFNTPLCEQGIAGFGIGLATAGATAIAEIQFADYIFPAFDQLVNEAAKYRYRSGGQFDCGGLTVRAPCGAVGHGGLYHSQSPEAFFAHAAGLKVVVPRGPNAAKGLLLACIQERDPCIFLEPKILYRSAAEEVPVESFTLPIGKAQILREGDAATLIGWGTQVHVLLEVAQLAQEQLGANCEVIDLMSILPWDQETVFNSVKKTGRCLVAHEAPLTCGFGAELAAAIQEECFLHLEAPVRRAAGWDAPFPHVFEALYLPARARCLDDLTQLLRY; encoded by the exons ATGACTACTTTAACCAAAAAAGTTCTGAATATcggtaaattgtttaaaaatgtcgATAACTATACAAAAAGACTATCATCTCATTTTAATTACTATCCCGATAGTGAAAAACCGGTAGAAG GGGAAACATCGAAAATGAATATGATGCAGGCCATAAACAATGCTATGGATCTTACACTTAAGAATGATCCTAGTGCTGTTTTGTTCGGTGAAGATGTTGGTTTTGGTGGAGTCTTCCGATGTGCCTTAGGATTACAG GAAAAATACGGCAAAGATCGAGTTTTCAACACTCCACTCTGTGAACAGGGTATCGCAGGCTTTGGTATAGGATTGGCCACAGCTGGAGCCACGGCTATAGCTGAAATTCAATTTGCAGACTACATCTTCCCCGCTTTTGACCAA tTAGTGAATGAAGCAGCTAAATACAGATACAGATCAGGTGGCCAGTTTGACTGCGGAGGGCTAACCGTGAGAGCTCCATGTGGAGCTGTTGGTCACGGTGGCTTATATCACTCACAGAGCCCAGAGGCCTTCTTTGCCCATGCTGCtggattaaaa GTGGTAGTTCCGAGAGGTCCGAATGCAGCTAAAGGTCTATTGCTGGCGTGTATACAGGAACGAGACCCGTGCATATTCCTGGAGCCCAAGATATTGTACAGATCTGCTGCTGAGGAAGTGCCAGTTGAGAGCTTCACCCTACCCATTGGAAAAGCACAAATCCTAAGAGAAG GTGATGCAGCTACGTTGATAGGGTGGGGGACACAGGTACACGTACTGCTGGAGGTGGCGCAATTGGCGCAGGAACAGCTGGGAGCCAACTGTGAGGTTATAGACCTCATGTCAATCTTACCCTGGGACCAAGAGACGGTCTTTAAT TCGGTGAAGAAGACGGGTCGGTGCCTGGTCGCACACGAGGCGCCACTCACGTGCGGGTTCGGCGCTGAACTGGCAGCGGCTATACAA GAGGAGTGCTTCCTGCACCTGGAGGCGCCGGTGCGCCGCGCGGCGGGCTGGGACGCGCCGTTCCCGCACGTGTTCGAGGCGCTGTACCTCCCCGCGCGCGCGCGCTGCCTCGACGACCTCACGCAGCTGCTGCGATACTAA